From a single Streptomyces sp. NBC_00377 genomic region:
- the murQ gene encoding N-acetylmuramic acid 6-phosphate etherase, which produces MTSRPDPLELRTTLESLTTEAFRPELAEIDRLPTLDIARLMNGEDAAVPASVGARLPQIAAVVDAVAARMARGGRLVYAGAGTAGRLGVLDASECPPTFDTAPGQVVGLIAGGPTALVTSVEGAEDSAELAEADLAALTLTPDDTVVGVSASGRTPYAVGAVRYARARGALTVGLSCNAGSALAAAAEHPIEVVVGPELLTGSTRLKAGTAQKLVLNMISTITMIRLGKTYGNLMVDVRASNDKLRARSRRIVALATGADAADVEAALTATGGEVKNAILVLLAGVDGPAATRLLEESGGHLRAALGAVSG; this is translated from the coding sequence ATGACCTCCCGCCCCGATCCCCTTGAGCTGCGCACCACGCTCGAATCCCTCACCACCGAGGCGTTCCGCCCGGAACTCGCCGAGATCGACCGTCTCCCCACCCTCGACATCGCCCGTCTCATGAACGGGGAGGACGCCGCCGTCCCCGCCTCCGTCGGCGCGCGGCTGCCGCAGATCGCCGCCGTCGTCGACGCCGTCGCGGCCCGCATGGCGCGCGGCGGGCGACTGGTCTACGCCGGTGCGGGCACCGCCGGACGGCTCGGCGTGCTCGACGCCTCCGAGTGCCCGCCGACCTTCGACACCGCGCCCGGCCAGGTCGTCGGGCTCATCGCGGGCGGTCCGACGGCCCTGGTGACCTCCGTCGAGGGCGCCGAGGACTCGGCAGAACTCGCCGAAGCGGACCTGGCCGCCCTCACGCTCACCCCCGACGACACCGTGGTCGGCGTCTCCGCCTCCGGCCGCACCCCGTACGCCGTCGGCGCCGTCCGCTACGCGCGGGCGCGCGGCGCCCTGACCGTCGGGCTGTCCTGCAACGCGGGCAGTGCGCTGGCCGCCGCCGCCGAGCACCCGATCGAGGTCGTGGTCGGTCCGGAGCTGCTCACCGGTTCCACCCGGCTGAAGGCGGGCACCGCGCAGAAACTGGTGCTGAACATGATCTCGACGATCACGATGATCCGGCTGGGCAAGACGTACGGGAACCTGATGGTCGACGTCCGCGCCTCGAACGACAAGCTGCGCGCCCGTTCACGGCGGATCGTGGCACTGGCGACGGGGGCGGACGCGGCGGACGTCGAGGCGGCCCTCACCGCCACCGGTGGTGAGGTGAAGAACGCGATCCTCGTGCTGCTGGCCGGGGTGGACGGGCCGGCCGCCACCCGCCTTCTGGAGGAGTCCGGCGGACACCTGCGCGCCGCGCTCGGCGCGGTGAGCGGCTGA
- a CDS encoding HelD family protein, giving the protein MSTPSTSSSPRVDDDPLARERAHLASSRGALRAMREDVEALDISDVTANWVNAQILERQIGERIKALADLSHTPLFFGRLDYLHAPGADRAEGAEGEQFYIGRRHVHDGDGDPMVIDWRAPVSQPFYRASKKDPMDVGLRRRFGYTGGDLTAYEDEHLSDPAETERTSKLLQREIERPRVGPMRDIVATIQPEQDEIVRSGLGGTVCVQGGPGTGKTAVGLHRVAYLLYAHRERLARTGTLVIGPNKSFLSYIEQVLPALGELTVRQGTVDDLVAHVEVRGTDDAAAAVVKGDARMAEVLRRAVYAHVGMPGEPLVVVRGSRRWRLPAYEIEEMVRELLDRDIRYGAARAALPQRIAHAILVQMERSGEAPDDRVQDAVARNSAVKAVVKAVWPAVDPAKLVLRLLTDGEFLAEHAAGVLSEGEQKTILWAKPVRSVKSARWSAADAVLIDEATDIVERTHSLGHVVLDEAQDLSPMQYRAVGRRCTTGSATVLGDLAQGTTPWATRSWEEALTHLGKADAVIEELTAGFRVPTDVITYASRLLPSIAPGLTPVASVRENPGFFDLRPVTGDAEVIAACEELLRNEGSTGLIAADARIPALAEALTTAGIGHLSPGEETTAETRLTLVPASLAKGLEYDYVVLDEPRAVVDGEPDERTGLRRLYVALTRAVSGLIVTHTAALPSQLG; this is encoded by the coding sequence TTGTCCACGCCGTCCACGTCGTCGTCCCCACGCGTCGACGACGATCCGCTCGCCCGCGAACGCGCCCACCTCGCCTCCTCCCGGGGCGCCCTGCGGGCCATGCGCGAGGACGTCGAGGCCCTCGACATCAGCGACGTCACCGCGAACTGGGTCAACGCGCAGATCCTGGAGCGCCAGATCGGGGAGCGCATCAAGGCGCTCGCCGACCTCAGCCACACCCCTCTGTTCTTCGGCCGGCTCGACTACCTGCACGCCCCCGGCGCCGACCGGGCGGAGGGCGCGGAGGGGGAGCAGTTCTACATCGGACGTCGGCATGTGCACGACGGTGACGGTGATCCGATGGTCATCGACTGGCGTGCGCCGGTCTCGCAGCCGTTCTACCGGGCCTCGAAGAAGGACCCGATGGACGTCGGGCTGCGCCGCCGCTTCGGTTACACCGGCGGCGACCTCACCGCGTACGAGGACGAGCACCTGTCGGATCCGGCGGAGACGGAGCGGACCAGCAAGCTGCTCCAGCGGGAGATCGAGCGGCCTCGTGTCGGGCCGATGCGCGACATCGTCGCGACGATCCAGCCCGAGCAGGACGAGATCGTCCGCAGCGGGCTGGGCGGGACGGTCTGTGTCCAGGGAGGGCCGGGGACCGGGAAGACGGCCGTCGGCCTGCACCGGGTGGCGTATCTGCTCTACGCCCACCGCGAGCGGCTCGCCCGCACCGGCACGCTGGTGATCGGACCGAACAAGTCCTTCCTCAGCTACATCGAGCAGGTGCTGCCCGCGCTGGGTGAGCTGACGGTCCGCCAGGGCACGGTCGACGACCTGGTGGCGCATGTGGAGGTGCGGGGCACGGACGACGCGGCGGCGGCGGTCGTCAAGGGTGACGCGAGGATGGCCGAGGTGCTGCGCCGGGCCGTCTACGCGCATGTCGGCATGCCGGGCGAACCGCTCGTCGTCGTGCGGGGCTCCCGGCGGTGGCGGCTTCCGGCGTACGAGATCGAGGAGATGGTGCGGGAGCTGCTGGACCGGGACATCCGTTACGGCGCCGCCCGTGCCGCGCTGCCGCAGCGCATCGCGCACGCGATCCTGGTGCAGATGGAGCGCTCGGGGGAGGCTCCCGACGACCGGGTGCAGGACGCCGTCGCCCGCAACAGCGCGGTGAAGGCGGTCGTGAAGGCGGTCTGGCCGGCCGTCGATCCGGCGAAACTGGTGCTCCGGCTGCTCACGGACGGGGAGTTCCTCGCCGAGCACGCGGCGGGGGTACTGAGCGAGGGCGAGCAGAAGACGATCCTGTGGGCGAAGCCGGTGCGCTCGGTGAAGTCGGCCAGGTGGTCGGCGGCGGACGCGGTGCTGATCGACGAGGCGACCGACATTGTGGAGCGCACGCACTCGCTGGGCCATGTGGTCCTGGACGAGGCGCAGGACCTGTCCCCCATGCAGTACCGGGCGGTCGGGCGCCGCTGCACCACGGGTTCCGCGACGGTGCTGGGCGACCTGGCGCAGGGCACCACCCCCTGGGCGACCCGGAGCTGGGAGGAGGCCCTCACCCATCTCGGCAAGGCCGACGCGGTGATCGAGGAGCTGACGGCCGGTTTCCGGGTGCCGACGGACGTCATCACCTACGCCTCCCGGCTGCTCCCGTCGATCGCACCGGGCCTCACGCCCGTCGCCTCGGTCCGTGAGAACCCCGGCTTCTTCGACCTCCGGCCGGTCACCGGTGACGCCGAAGTCATCGCGGCCTGCGAGGAGTTGCTGCGCAACGAGGGCTCGACGGGCCTGATCGCGGCCGATGCGCGGATCCCGGCCCTCGCCGAGGCGCTGACCACGGCGGGCATCGGCCACCTGTCGCCGGGCGAGGAGACGACGGCCGAGACCCGCCTCACCCTGGTCCCGGCCTCCCTGGCCAAGGGCCTGGAGTACGACTACGTCGTCCTGGACGAACCGCGGGCGGTGGTCGACGGCGAGCCGGACGAGCGGACGGGGCTGCGCCGGCTCTACGTGGCACTGACCCGGGCGGTGTCCGGCCTGATCGTGACCCACACGGCCGCGCTGCCGTCCCAGCTCGGCTGA
- a CDS encoding DNA repair helicase XPB — translation MNGPLIVQSDKTLLLEVDHEQADECRRAIAPFAELERAPEHIHTYRLTPLGLWNARAAGHDAEQVVDALVQYSRYPVPHALLVDIAETMDRYGRLTLSKHPAHGLVLTTTDRPVLEEILRSKRVAPLVGVRIDPDSVAVHPSERGQIKQTLLKLGWPAEDLAGYVDGEAHPIELAEDGWALRPYQKQAVENFWHGGSGVVVLPCGAGKTLVGAGAMAQAKSTTLILVTNTVSARQWKHELVKRTSLTEEEIGEYSGTRKEIRPVTIATYQVLTTRRKGVYPHLELFDSRDWGLILYDEVHLLPAPVFKFTADLQARRRLGLTATLVREDGRESDVFSLIGPKRFDAPWKEIEAQGYIAPADCVEVRVNLTDSERLAYATAEAEEKYRFCATTATKRKVTEAIVRRFAGQQILVIGQYIDQLDELGEHLGAPVIKGETSNAQREKLFDAFREGEISVLVVSKVANFSIDLPEATVAVQVSGTFGSRQEEAQRLGRVLRPKADGHQAHFYSVVARDTLDQDFAAHRQRFLAEQGYAYRIMDADELLAEEA, via the coding sequence GTGAATGGACCGCTGATCGTCCAGTCGGACAAGACTCTGCTCCTGGAAGTCGACCACGAGCAGGCGGACGAGTGCCGTCGTGCCATCGCACCGTTCGCGGAGCTGGAGCGGGCGCCGGAGCACATCCACACCTACCGGTTGACGCCGCTGGGCCTGTGGAACGCCCGGGCGGCCGGGCACGACGCCGAACAGGTCGTGGACGCGCTGGTGCAGTACAGCCGTTACCCGGTGCCGCACGCGCTGCTCGTCGACATCGCCGAGACGATGGATCGCTACGGCCGGCTGACCCTGAGCAAGCACCCCGCGCACGGGCTGGTGCTCACCACCACCGACCGGCCGGTGCTGGAGGAGATCCTGCGCTCCAAGCGGGTCGCTCCGCTGGTCGGCGTCCGGATCGATCCGGACAGTGTCGCCGTGCACCCCTCCGAGCGCGGGCAGATCAAGCAGACGCTGCTGAAGCTGGGCTGGCCGGCCGAGGACCTCGCGGGGTACGTCGACGGCGAGGCGCACCCGATCGAGCTGGCCGAGGACGGCTGGGCGCTCAGGCCGTACCAGAAGCAGGCGGTGGAGAACTTCTGGCACGGCGGCAGCGGCGTCGTGGTCCTGCCGTGCGGTGCGGGCAAGACCCTTGTCGGCGCCGGGGCGATGGCCCAGGCGAAGTCGACCACGCTGATCCTCGTCACGAACACGGTCTCGGCGCGGCAGTGGAAGCACGAGCTGGTGAAGCGGACGTCGCTGACCGAGGAGGAGATCGGCGAGTACAGCGGGACGCGCAAGGAGATCCGGCCCGTCACCATCGCCACGTACCAGGTGCTGACGACCCGGCGGAAGGGCGTCTACCCGCACCTGGAGCTGTTCGACTCCCGGGACTGGGGGCTGATCCTCTACGACGAGGTGCACCTGCTGCCGGCGCCGGTCTTCAAGTTCACGGCGGATCTCCAGGCGCGTCGGCGCCTCGGTCTGACCGCGACCCTGGTCCGCGAGGACGGCCGCGAGTCGGACGTGTTCTCGCTGATCGGGCCGAAGCGGTTCGACGCGCCGTGGAAGGAGATCGAGGCGCAGGGCTACATCGCGCCCGCGGACTGCGTCGAGGTCCGGGTGAACCTGACGGACTCGGAGCGGCTGGCGTACGCGACCGCCGAGGCGGAGGAGAAGTACCGCTTCTGTGCGACGACGGCGACGAAGCGGAAGGTGACGGAGGCGATCGTCCGCCGTTTCGCGGGGCAGCAGATCCTCGTCATCGGCCAGTACATCGACCAGCTGGACGAGCTGGGCGAACACCTGGGCGCCCCGGTGATCAAGGGCGAGACCTCCAACGCCCAGCGGGAGAAGCTGTTCGACGCCTTCCGGGAGGGTGAGATCAGCGTGCTGGTGGTGTCCAAGGTGGCGAACTTCTCGATCGACCTGCCGGAGGCGACGGTCGCCGTCCAGGTCTCGGGCACCTTCGGTTCCCGTCAGGAGGAGGCCCAGCGCCTCGGTCGTGTGCTGCGCCCCAAGGCGGACGGCCACCAGGCCCACTTCTACTCGGTGGTGGCGCGGGACACCCTCGACCAGGACTTCGCGGCGCACCGCCAGCGCTTCCTGGCGGAGCAGGGCTACGCGTACCGGATCATGGACGCGGACGAGCTGCTGGCGGAGGAGGCCTGA
- a CDS encoding DUF4031 domain-containing protein → MTVYIDPPDWPGHGRMWSHLVSDVSYAELQSFADGLGVPRRAFERDHYDIPSHRYAEVVAAGAVQVSSREVVRLLTAAGLRRRKGGGT, encoded by the coding sequence GTGACCGTCTACATCGACCCACCGGACTGGCCGGGGCACGGCCGTATGTGGTCCCACCTCGTCAGTGACGTCTCCTACGCCGAACTCCAGTCGTTCGCCGACGGGTTGGGCGTGCCGCGGCGCGCCTTCGAGCGCGATCACTACGACATCCCCTCGCACCGCTACGCCGAGGTGGTGGCGGCCGGCGCGGTCCAGGTGAGCAGCCGCGAGGTGGTCCGCCTGCTGACGGCGGCCGGTCTGCGCAGACGCAAGGGCGGCGGCACGTAG
- a CDS encoding MFS transporter, with product MSDALARPAAAGTSAPPRPNAVVAVLALAGIVVSLMQTLVIPIVPELPKLLHAPASDTAWAVTATLLAAAVATPVAGRLGDMVGKRRMLLTSIVLLVAGSVVCALADSLVPMIIGRALQGLSAAVVPLGISILRDTVPADKLAGATAVMSASLGVGGALGLPTAAFIADNWDWHILFWTSATLGVVSFLLVLSLVPESRNRVGGRFDLVGSLGLSAGLVSLLLAVSKGADWGWTSATTVGLGAAAVLILAAWGRWELAAKQPLVDLRTTARPQVLFTNLASIALGFSMFAMSLVLPQLLQLPEQTGYGLGRSMLTVGLVLAPQGLVMMVMSAASAKVTKAKGPKVTLMIGALIVASGYGLNILLMSEVWHLILVSCIIGAGVGFTYGALPALIMGAVDPSQTGAANSLNTLMRSLGTSFASAIAGVILAQMTTDFGGYALPSENGFKVVMAIGAGAALAAFLLATFIPRHRAAVPAELAEGADGAVPVEA from the coding sequence ATGTCCGACGCCCTTGCCCGCCCCGCCGCGGCGGGAACATCCGCCCCGCCGAGGCCGAACGCCGTGGTGGCGGTACTGGCCCTGGCCGGGATCGTCGTCTCGCTGATGCAGACCCTGGTCATCCCGATCGTCCCGGAACTGCCCAAGCTGCTGCACGCGCCCGCCTCCGACACGGCCTGGGCGGTCACCGCCACGCTGCTCGCCGCCGCCGTCGCCACCCCCGTCGCGGGGCGGCTCGGGGACATGGTCGGCAAACGGCGGATGCTGCTCACCAGCATCGTGCTGCTGGTGGCCGGGTCGGTGGTCTGCGCCCTCGCCGACTCCCTCGTCCCGATGATCATCGGCCGGGCGCTCCAGGGCCTGTCGGCCGCCGTGGTGCCGCTGGGCATCAGCATCCTGCGCGACACGGTTCCCGCCGACAAGCTCGCCGGGGCGACGGCGGTGATGAGCGCCTCCCTCGGTGTCGGTGGCGCGCTCGGTCTGCCCACCGCCGCGTTCATCGCGGACAACTGGGACTGGCACATCCTCTTCTGGACCTCCGCCACCCTCGGCGTCGTCTCCTTCCTGCTCGTGCTGAGCCTCGTCCCGGAATCGCGGAACCGTGTCGGCGGCCGCTTCGACCTCGTGGGCTCGCTCGGCCTGTCGGCCGGTCTGGTCTCGCTGCTGCTCGCCGTGTCCAAGGGCGCCGACTGGGGCTGGACCTCCGCCACGACGGTGGGCCTGGGCGCCGCAGCCGTCCTGATCCTGGCCGCCTGGGGCCGGTGGGAACTGGCGGCGAAGCAGCCACTGGTCGACCTCCGCACCACCGCCAGGCCCCAGGTGCTCTTCACCAACCTCGCCTCGATCGCCCTCGGCTTCTCGATGTTCGCGATGTCCCTGGTCCTGCCGCAGCTGCTCCAGCTGCCCGAGCAGACCGGCTACGGCCTGGGCAGGTCGATGCTGACCGTCGGCCTGGTGCTGGCTCCGCAAGGCCTGGTCATGATGGTCATGTCGGCCGCGTCCGCCAAGGTCACCAAGGCCAAGGGTCCCAAGGTCACCCTGATGATCGGCGCGCTGATCGTCGCCTCCGGCTACGGCCTGAACATCCTGCTCATGTCGGAGGTCTGGCACCTGATCCTGGTCTCCTGCATCATCGGCGCCGGCGTCGGCTTCACCTACGGCGCGCTCCCGGCCCTGATCATGGGCGCGGTGGACCCCTCCCAGACGGGCGCGGCCAACAGCCTCAACACCCTGATGCGGTCCCTCGGCACCAGCTTCGCCAGCGCCATCGCCGGGGTGATTCTCGCCCAGATGACCACCGACTTCGGCGGCTACGCGCTCCCCTCGGAGAACGGCTTCAAGGTCGTCATGGCCATCGGCGCCGGAGCGGCCCTGGCCGCCTTCCTCCTCGCCACCTTCATCCCCCGGCACCGGGCGGCCGTTCCGGCGGAGCTCGCGGAGGGGGCGGACGGGGCCGTGCCGGTCGAGGCATGA
- a CDS encoding HD domain-containing protein, whose product MADLDALRTRFSHTLDRTRGPADGPDPAPYSDDLLARWQEPQRRYHTLTHLTEVLDRIDVLAGHAADPDVVRLAAWFHDAVYLPDRSENEERSARLAERALPEAGVTPERTAEVARLVRLTVTHDPADDDLDGQVLCDADLAVLAAPPTAYAAYTAAVREEYHFVPSDAFRTGRADILRRLLALPRLFRTPYGSERWEATARYNLRGELELLTS is encoded by the coding sequence ATGGCCGATCTCGACGCCCTGCGCACCCGTTTCAGCCACACCCTGGACAGGACCCGGGGCCCGGCCGACGGCCCCGACCCTGCGCCGTACTCCGACGACCTCCTCGCCCGCTGGCAGGAGCCGCAGCGCCGCTACCACACGCTCACGCACCTCACCGAGGTCCTGGACCGCATCGACGTCCTCGCGGGGCACGCGGCCGACCCCGACGTCGTCCGGCTGGCCGCCTGGTTCCACGACGCCGTCTACCTGCCCGACCGCTCCGAGAACGAGGAACGCTCCGCCCGCCTCGCCGAGCGCGCCCTGCCCGAGGCCGGGGTCACGCCGGAACGGACCGCCGAGGTCGCGAGGCTCGTGCGGCTCACCGTCACCCACGATCCGGCCGACGACGACCTCGACGGGCAGGTCCTGTGCGACGCCGACCTGGCGGTCCTCGCCGCGCCGCCGACCGCGTACGCCGCCTACACCGCCGCCGTCCGCGAGGAGTACCACTTCGTCCCGAGCGACGCCTTCCGCACCGGCCGCGCGGACATCCTGCGCCGACTCCTGGCGCTGCCGCGGCTGTTCAGGACGCCCTACGGCAGCGAGCGGTGGGAGGCCACGGCCCGCTACAACCTGCGGGGCGAACTGGAACTGCTCACGTCGTGA
- a CDS encoding PTS transporter subunit EIIC, whose product MHIDSSSTAAAILPLVGGPANVTSVAHCMTRLRLGLADPSGADEEALRAVPGVLGLVVDDGSYQVVLGPGVVTRVTAAFELLVARPSAADELGARGAELREERRRNNATPFRSWLRRLAAVFVPLIPALIGCGILAGVNGLLLNTGLLPGLTPALAAVASAFMALIAVFVGLNTAKEFGGTPVLGGAVAAIVVHPGVAKVTAFGVTLTPGQGGVLGALAAALLATRVEKWCRGRVPEALDVLLTPALTVLVAGLGTLYGLMYAAGAVSSAIGAAANWLLATTGAFAGLVLGGLFLPLVMLGLHQTLIPVHTTLIEQQGYTVLLPVLAMAGAGQVGAAVAVYVRLPDVSIRTTIRAALPAGLLGVGEPLIYGVSLPLGRPFLTACAGGAAGGAFVGFFAMLGDKVGTTAIGPSGWALFPLLAGNRGLGLTAAIYAGGLLTSYTVGFAATYAFGGVRRPADPPKKETAEAAKAGAPTAKAG is encoded by the coding sequence GTGCACATCGACTCCTCCTCCACAGCTGCCGCGATCCTGCCCCTGGTGGGCGGCCCCGCGAACGTCACGTCCGTCGCCCACTGCATGACCCGGCTGCGGCTGGGTCTCGCCGATCCGTCCGGCGCGGACGAGGAGGCGCTGCGGGCGGTGCCCGGGGTGCTGGGCCTCGTCGTGGACGACGGCTCGTACCAGGTGGTCCTCGGCCCCGGCGTGGTGACGAGAGTGACGGCCGCGTTCGAGCTGCTCGTCGCCCGGCCGTCCGCCGCCGACGAACTGGGCGCGCGCGGCGCCGAGTTGCGGGAGGAGCGGCGCAGGAACAACGCGACCCCTTTCAGGTCCTGGCTGCGTCGGCTGGCCGCCGTGTTCGTCCCGCTCATCCCCGCCCTGATCGGCTGCGGGATCCTCGCAGGCGTCAACGGCCTCCTTCTCAACACCGGTCTGCTGCCCGGCCTCACCCCCGCCCTCGCCGCCGTGGCGTCCGCGTTCATGGCGCTGATCGCCGTCTTCGTCGGGCTCAACACGGCGAAGGAGTTCGGCGGCACACCGGTCCTGGGCGGGGCGGTCGCGGCGATCGTCGTCCACCCGGGGGTCGCGAAGGTGACGGCGTTCGGGGTGACCCTCACCCCCGGCCAGGGCGGGGTCCTCGGCGCGCTGGCTGCGGCCCTGCTGGCGACCCGCGTCGAGAAGTGGTGCCGCGGCCGGGTCCCGGAGGCGCTGGACGTGCTCCTCACCCCGGCCCTCACGGTCCTGGTGGCCGGGCTCGGAACGCTGTACGGCCTGATGTACGCGGCGGGCGCGGTGTCCTCGGCCATCGGCGCGGCCGCGAACTGGCTGCTGGCGACGACGGGCGCCTTCGCGGGGCTGGTCCTCGGCGGCCTCTTCCTGCCGCTGGTGATGCTGGGCCTCCACCAAACCCTCATCCCCGTCCACACCACCCTGATCGAACAGCAGGGGTACACGGTCCTGCTGCCCGTCCTGGCGATGGCGGGCGCGGGCCAGGTCGGCGCGGCGGTGGCGGTGTACGTCCGGCTGCCCGACGTGTCGATCCGGACGACGATCAGAGCGGCGCTCCCGGCCGGGCTGCTGGGCGTCGGGGAGCCTCTGATCTACGGGGTGTCGCTCCCCCTGGGCCGTCCCTTCCTCACCGCCTGCGCGGGCGGCGCGGCCGGCGGCGCCTTCGTCGGCTTCTTCGCGATGCTCGGCGACAAGGTGGGAACGACCGCGATCGGCCCGTCCGGCTGGGCCCTGTTCCCCCTGCTGGCGGGCAACCGGGGCCTGGGCCTGACGGCGGCGATCTACGCGGGCGGCCTCCTGACGAGCTACACGGTCGGCTTCGCCGCGACCTACGCCTTCGGCGGAGTACGACGACCGGCCGACCCCCCGAAGAAGGAGACGGCGGAAGCCGCGAAAGCCGGGGCACCGACCGCGAAGGCGGGGTGA
- a CDS encoding copper homeostasis protein CutC, translated as MSKRAVLEVIALDVEDAVAAQAGGADRLELVTDMAADGLTPPVAVLTGIRAAVDLSLRVMLRRSEGFAAGTARDVDSLVRLAAELRAAGADQFVLGFLDAGGGVDLAAVERVVTELDGCRWTFHRALDHAADRDALRKQLDGLPGLDTYLTAGSATGVDDGLPTLLAEAARHGEQGYEQRLLVGGGLRLDHVPVLRAGGIDAFHIGGAARPDGWSGPVSARAVARWRRAVDGEPAG; from the coding sequence ATGAGCAAGCGTGCAGTTCTGGAGGTGATCGCCCTCGACGTCGAGGACGCGGTCGCCGCCCAGGCCGGAGGCGCGGACCGCCTCGAGCTCGTCACCGACATGGCCGCCGACGGACTCACCCCGCCGGTGGCCGTCCTCACCGGGATCCGGGCCGCCGTGGACCTCTCCCTGCGCGTGATGCTGAGACGCTCCGAAGGCTTCGCGGCGGGAACCGCGCGGGACGTCGACTCCCTCGTGCGGCTGGCGGCCGAGCTGCGGGCGGCCGGCGCGGACCAGTTCGTCCTGGGGTTCCTGGACGCCGGGGGCGGGGTGGACCTGGCCGCGGTGGAGCGGGTCGTCACCGAGCTGGACGGCTGCCGCTGGACCTTCCACCGCGCCCTCGACCACGCCGCCGACCGCGACGCCCTGCGCAAGCAGTTGGACGGCCTGCCCGGACTGGACACCTACCTCACGGCCGGTTCCGCCACCGGCGTCGACGACGGCCTGCCCACCCTCCTCGCGGAGGCGGCACGGCACGGGGAACAGGGCTACGAGCAGCGGCTCCTCGTGGGGGGCGGCCTGCGCCTCGACCATGTGCCGGTGCTGAGGGCCGGCGGCATCGACGCCTTCCACATCGGCGGCGCCGCCCGCCCCGACGGCTGGTCCGGCCCCGTGTCGGCGCGGGCCGTGGCGAGGTGGCGGCGGGCGGTGGACGGCGAGCCGGCCGGGTAG